The Arachis ipaensis cultivar K30076 chromosome B07, Araip1.1, whole genome shotgun sequence genome includes a window with the following:
- the LOC107608354 gene encoding putative protein TPRXL, whose product MQRNPSSPPRQPNSNAKSKVNEDIDFFKLAYAILYTKLTSSPLPCSILLLKLTMGSCISKCKPQHTKNVVQDKLVISQASPPPIILLPPKYKISPSPPSPTSSFTCTAATTTTTTTISSSSSSSSLSSASSFTSKDRSFSNEFLLSCYKDNPQISRINSLTHHHAITSPSFSNNQKTHNKVLASSSTHKRLRSNSPTNLTRQKSFRKDSSPSPSTRFINTNGGDYYKYSANSSSMDTSTVSKRMNGSPKVSSVQSCSRCCASSRNNNKAGASPNNNLGRLQCSSGLRHRAMTRTLRVGSKIDENVVKQVVSSSNNSNNNDMDLDLVEDIDNPLISLDCFIFL is encoded by the coding sequence ATGCAACGGAACCCATCCAGTCCCCCCCGGCAACCAAATTCAAACGCAAaaagtaaagtaaatgaagatATTGATTTTTTCAAACTAGCCTATGCTATACTATATACTAAACTAACTTCTTCTCCTCTACCTTGTTCAATTCTTCTTCTCAAATTAACTATGGGTTCTTGCATTAGCAAATGCAAACCCCAACACACCAAGAATGTTGTTCAAGacaagcttgtcatctcccaagCTTCACCACCACCCATTATTCTTCTTCCTCCAAAATATAAAATCTCTCCTTCACCACCTTCTCCTACTTCCTCCTTCACATGCACCGCcgccaccactaccaccaccaccaccatctcctcttcttcctcctcctcctccttgtcAAGTGCTTCTTCCTTCACCTCCAAGGACAGATCATTCTCCAACGAATTCCTTTTGTCTTGCTACAAGGACAACCCACAAATCTCACGCATCAACTCCCTCACCCATCATCACGCTattacttctccttccttctcTAACAACCAAAAAACTCATAACAAGGTTCTTGCTTCCTCCTCTACTCACAAGAGACTGCGCTCAAACTCACCAACAAATCTAACGAGGCAGAAGAGTTTCAGAAAAGATTCATCACCATCTCCAAGCACAAGGTTCATCAATACTAATGGAGGTGATTACTACAAATATTCTGCAAATTCTTCCTCCATGGACACTAGTACTGTTTCGAAGCGAATGAATGGTAGCCCTAAGGTTAGTTCAGTTCAGTCTTGTTCTCGTTGTTGTGCTTCTTCGAGGAATAATAACAAAGCAGGTGCGAGTCCAAACAACAACTTAGGGAGGCTTCAATGTTCTTCTGGGTTGAGGCATAGAGCAATGACTCGAACGCTTAGAGTTGGATCCAAGATTGATGAAAATGTGGTCAAACAAGTGGTGTCGTCGTCCAATAATTCTAATAACAACGATATGGACTTGGATCTCGTTGAAGACATTGATAATCCTCTTATCTCCTTGGACTGTTTCATCTTTTTGTAG
- the LOC107608595 gene encoding uncharacterized protein LOC107608595, with translation MMRRLRLCCEGVDDINLENEPYYKEKEQRNKTVVEPQRELYTKPWEGSVFPKKRKNLKNLVCKFVVHCICGKCYKESSDNKANKFLPPTSSSNFKSIRNSNAGAANYGNEKTKNAPIKWWQMK, from the exons atgatGCGAAGGTTGAGGCTCTGTTGTGAAGGTGTTGATGACATAAACCTGGAAAACGAGCCTTATTATAAGGAGAAGGAGCAGAGGAACAAAACTGTGGTGGAACCACAGAGAGAACTTTACACTAAACCATGGGAGGGTAGTGTGTTCCCCaaaaagagaaagaatttgaagaatttggTGTGCAAATTTGTCGTTCACTGCATTTGTGGAAAGTGTTACAAGGAGAGTAGTGATAATAAGGCCAACAAGTTTCTTCCACCAACTTCATCGTCCAATTTCAAAAGTATCAGAAATTCTAATGCCGGTGCCG CCAATTATGGGAACGAAAAAACAAAGAATGCACCTATCAAGTGGTGGCAAATGAAGTGA